From Salvia splendens isolate huo1 chromosome 3, SspV2, whole genome shotgun sequence, a single genomic window includes:
- the LOC121795583 gene encoding protein TIFY 10b-like, whose translation MWTATDTSHDRRKGKALRTSNFAETCNLLSQYMKQKRTLRDLNLEIGGKVESIETLVKPGSSLAAAKRASTDSPVNCAKSALTATEIPIVAVEEASDKDSTCKDPKIAQLTIFYSGKVLVFDDFPADKVRDVVHVAKKSGSKMSYGITATRMVAPERPNPVAAVSSPREGLPPRPHAGKQHVGISSNTCKARVSEAGPSSSGSDEELSTISEGSGSDLPIARRSSLHRFLEKRKDRYAVRGPYHNHQENVAHNFKGDEPIDLNNFPYQKN comes from the exons ATGTGGACTGCGACAGACACCTCTCATGACCGGAGGAAAGGGAAGGCGCTCAGGACGTCGAATTTCGCCGAAACCTGCAATCTCCTCAGCCAGTACATGAAGCAGAAGCGCACCCTCAGAGACTTAAATCTCGAAATCGGTGGAAAAGTTGAAAGCATCGAAACTCTAG TGAAGCCTGGATCATCTCTTGCTGCGGCGAAACGTGCGAGCACGGATTCACCGGTAAACTGTGCGAAATCTGCGCTTACGGCGACGGAAATTCCGATTGTGGCGGTGGAAGAGGCTTCGGATAAAGATAGCACATG CAAAGATCCCAAGATTGCGCAGTTGACGATCTTTTACTCGGGAAAGGTGTTGGTTTTCGACGATTTTCCGGCGGATAAGGTTCGAGATGTCGTGCACGTGGCCAAAAAGAGCGGTTCGAAGATGTCTTACGGCATCACGGCCACGCGCATGGTCGCTCCGGAGCGGCCGAATCCCGTGGCCGCGGTGTCTAGCCCGCGCGAGGGGCTGCCGCCGCGGCCACATGCTGGGAAGCAGCACGTTGGCATTTCGTCGAACACCTGCAAGGCTAGAGTGAGCGAGGCCGGGCCGTCGAGTTCGGGAAGTGACGAGGAGCTCTCGACTATTTCTGAGGGTAGTGGATCAG ATTTGCCAATTGCAAGGAGATCATCACTTCATAGGTTTCTTGAGAAGAGAAAAGATCG ATATGCCGTGAGAGGGCCATACCATAATCATCAAGAGAATGTTGCACACAATTTCAAGGGTGATGAACCAATTGACCTAAATAATTTCCCTTATCAAAAAAATTAG